A single genomic interval of Terriglobus albidus harbors:
- a CDS encoding TonB-dependent receptor, whose protein sequence is MKKQRRVSLVGYCLLALVFLMTGAVQLSAQALYGSLYGNVLDATGAAIPGATVTVTDTQKGTQQVVTSGPDGGWRVDRLIPDTYKVKVEAPNFSPTESQPVDVHADSAQKVDLTVGLQAATTTINVTTEAPALKTDKADVATVLDQTTIANVPNFTRNFTNFLLLTPGVQHSSFNIAGPENPQGGIALNSNGSNYGEQGFILDGTDNRDPVLGIIVINPTLDSIAETKVITQNYDAEFGGAAGGIVNVTTKSGGNDLHGDAFFFRHSDYFYARNPFTQYQADPVSNRFIPSELYSQFGGALSGPIIKDKAFFFLDYQGLRQRLGSTLQQNVPTALLRSTCLASSGNCNLSQYTSQVLYNPVTKTPYSSTPGQIPVSALSAQAVNLLHLIPAPNANGTAATNNYVASGNGVLNGDQADVRLDHQATQNLHLFGRYDYALFRLTGVPVFGAAGGQGFGLQNTSGLTNTQNQSATAGLDWALSPSLATDLRFGFLSYHVAESKYPGQVSADTLGIPNLNVAADTGGAPTFNFNQGGFSGLGNQGCNCPLLQSEQVFQLVNNWTKTRGNHTIRFGADLRYAKNVRNASDFNRSGQFLFDNSSTGLNGSGGSDVASFLVGYAARFQRFDVFINDQYSYQKRLAFYAQDNWRVTPKLTVNYGVRWDLIFPEAVNGVGHGGFASLEAGGIRVAGANGIGTNGGQRMDYTNVAGRLGIAYQLHPNTVVRAGAGMTYDTVGYFGTLFGSVLSHNLPVQGNEDTDRTGNYAANQYASTLAAPPARPTAFTIPTNGIIPFQDKYAQQFRGDRITLPRVFQYNVAIQQQFGSKTTAEIAYVGNIGDRVYPGETYGYDLNSPSLPTSAAQLAAGNTLRRPYYNRFSGVYQGQVVTCCSSGMTSAQPNGRAIYNALQTKVTQHMSNGLSFNANYTWSRAMNYANDAAFAQYKRASWGRNDTNREHIFVLSGVYELPFGKNRMLFSKVNKPVDYVIGGWSLSGQSTWESGRPFTPTYAECASDQDLDTGFASPGTTSLCRPNGNASAFPLSVGSFDTSSHSRRYFTPVSALATNGAVSGPFSRPQVGQFGNVGRLSMVGPRDFFADASLIKDFPITERVKGQFQFQAFNVFNHVALDIPTATYGRCVDCSASTQSTAGTITSLEPNSTMRRLQFAARLQF, encoded by the coding sequence ATGAAGAAGCAACGACGTGTATCCCTAGTGGGCTACTGTCTGCTCGCACTGGTCTTTTTGATGACCGGTGCGGTGCAGCTCTCTGCCCAGGCACTCTACGGATCGCTGTACGGCAACGTACTCGACGCGACCGGTGCCGCCATTCCTGGAGCCACAGTGACCGTGACAGACACTCAGAAGGGAACCCAGCAGGTCGTCACCTCTGGACCTGATGGTGGTTGGAGGGTCGATCGCCTGATTCCCGATACCTATAAGGTAAAGGTCGAGGCTCCCAACTTCTCCCCGACAGAATCGCAGCCCGTTGACGTCCACGCGGACAGCGCGCAGAAAGTAGATCTCACCGTCGGCCTGCAAGCCGCGACCACTACCATCAACGTCACCACCGAAGCTCCAGCCCTGAAGACAGATAAGGCGGACGTTGCGACGGTGCTTGATCAGACCACGATCGCGAACGTCCCCAACTTCACCCGGAACTTCACCAACTTCCTGCTGCTGACCCCGGGCGTGCAGCACTCCAGCTTCAACATCGCCGGTCCGGAGAACCCGCAGGGCGGCATCGCTCTCAATTCCAACGGCTCGAACTACGGCGAACAGGGATTCATCCTCGACGGTACCGACAACCGTGACCCCGTCCTGGGAATCATCGTGATTAACCCCACCCTCGACTCCATTGCCGAGACCAAGGTCATTACGCAGAACTACGATGCCGAGTTCGGCGGCGCTGCCGGCGGCATCGTCAACGTCACTACCAAGTCGGGCGGCAACGACCTTCACGGCGATGCCTTCTTCTTCCGCCACAGCGACTACTTCTACGCCCGCAACCCATTCACGCAGTACCAGGCCGATCCTGTCAGCAACCGCTTTATCCCCAGTGAGCTCTACAGCCAGTTCGGCGGAGCCCTCAGCGGTCCCATTATTAAGGACAAGGCATTTTTCTTCCTCGACTACCAGGGGCTGCGTCAGCGGCTCGGCAGCACGCTGCAACAGAACGTGCCCACGGCGCTGCTGCGTTCCACCTGCCTTGCGTCGAGCGGAAATTGCAACCTTTCGCAGTACACCAGCCAGGTGCTCTATAACCCTGTCACCAAGACTCCGTATAGCAGCACGCCCGGACAGATTCCGGTAAGCGCTCTCTCCGCGCAGGCAGTAAATCTGCTTCATCTTATCCCCGCCCCCAACGCCAACGGAACGGCGGCGACGAACAACTACGTCGCCAGCGGCAACGGCGTTCTCAATGGAGACCAGGCGGACGTTCGTCTGGATCATCAGGCGACGCAGAACCTGCATCTTTTCGGCCGCTATGATTACGCTCTCTTCCGCCTGACCGGTGTTCCGGTCTTCGGCGCTGCCGGCGGACAGGGCTTTGGTCTGCAGAACACCAGCGGCCTCACCAACACGCAGAACCAGAGCGCGACCGCCGGTCTCGACTGGGCGCTCTCACCTTCGCTTGCAACCGATCTACGCTTCGGCTTTCTCAGCTATCACGTTGCCGAGAGCAAGTATCCCGGCCAGGTATCTGCAGATACTCTAGGCATCCCCAACCTGAATGTTGCCGCTGATACCGGCGGAGCCCCGACCTTCAACTTCAACCAGGGCGGCTTCAGCGGCCTGGGAAACCAGGGCTGCAACTGCCCGCTGCTGCAGAGCGAGCAGGTCTTCCAGCTTGTGAATAACTGGACCAAGACCCGCGGCAATCACACCATCCGTTTCGGCGCCGATTTGCGTTACGCGAAGAACGTCCGTAACGCCAGCGACTTCAACCGCAGCGGCCAGTTCCTCTTCGACAACTCATCGACGGGTCTCAATGGATCCGGCGGCAGTGATGTCGCTTCGTTCCTCGTCGGCTATGCAGCGCGCTTCCAGCGCTTCGATGTCTTCATCAACGATCAGTACAGCTATCAAAAACGTCTTGCTTTCTATGCGCAGGACAACTGGCGCGTTACGCCGAAGCTCACCGTGAACTACGGCGTGCGCTGGGATCTCATCTTCCCCGAAGCGGTCAATGGCGTGGGTCATGGCGGCTTTGCCTCGCTTGAGGCGGGCGGCATCCGTGTCGCGGGTGCGAACGGCATCGGCACCAACGGCGGCCAGCGCATGGATTACACCAACGTCGCAGGCCGTCTCGGCATCGCTTACCAGCTTCATCCCAACACCGTCGTCCGCGCCGGCGCGGGCATGACCTATGACACGGTCGGCTACTTCGGAACGCTCTTCGGCAGCGTACTCTCGCACAACCTGCCGGTGCAGGGCAATGAAGATACCGATCGCACCGGTAACTACGCAGCCAATCAATATGCCTCTACGCTGGCCGCACCACCGGCACGGCCCACGGCGTTCACCATTCCGACGAACGGCATCATTCCGTTCCAGGATAAGTATGCGCAGCAGTTCCGCGGCGACCGCATCACGCTGCCTCGGGTCTTCCAGTACAACGTCGCTATCCAGCAGCAGTTCGGCAGCAAAACCACGGCTGAGATCGCCTATGTCGGTAATATCGGCGATCGCGTCTATCCCGGTGAGACCTATGGCTACGATCTGAACAGCCCAAGTCTGCCAACCTCGGCGGCACAGCTTGCCGCCGGCAATACCTTGCGCCGTCCGTACTACAACCGGTTCTCCGGTGTGTATCAGGGACAGGTCGTTACCTGCTGCTCAAGCGGTATGACCAGCGCCCAGCCGAACGGCCGCGCTATCTACAACGCACTACAGACCAAGGTGACGCAGCATATGTCGAATGGTCTGTCATTCAACGCTAACTACACCTGGTCGAGGGCAATGAACTATGCCAACGACGCCGCCTTTGCGCAGTACAAGCGTGCCTCGTGGGGCCGCAACGACACCAACCGCGAACACATCTTTGTGTTGAGTGGCGTGTATGAGCTGCCCTTCGGCAAGAACCGCATGCTCTTCTCCAAGGTGAACAAGCCGGTCGATTACGTGATCGGCGGATGGTCTCTCTCCGGACAGAGCACGTGGGAGAGCGGACGTCCGTTCACGCCCACCTATGCAGAGTGCGCGTCCGATCAGGACCTCGACACCGGCTTCGCCAGTCCGGGAACGACCAGCCTCTGCCGTCCTAACGGCAACGCTTCGGCCTTTCCGCTGTCGGTTGGTTCGTTCGATACGTCCAGTCACTCCCGCCGTTACTTCACGCCGGTGTCCGCGCTTGCAACCAATGGAGCTGTTTCCGGTCCATTCAGCCGTCCTCAGGTCGGACAGTTTGGCAACGTCGGCCGTCTCTCGATGGTCGGGCCCCGCGACTTCTTTGCGGATGCCTCGCTCATCAAGGACTTCCCGATCACCGAGCGTGTAAAGGGCCAGTTCCAGTTCCAGGCCTTCAACGTCTTCAACCACGTGGCTCTGGATATTCCCACTGCAACCTACGGCCGCTGCGTCGACTGCTCCGCTTCAACACAGTCGACCGCCGGCACCATCACCTCCCTCGAACCCAACAGCACGATGCGCCGTCTGCAATTCGCGGCACGTCTGCAGTTCTAA